Proteins encoded by one window of Paraburkholderia terrae:
- a CDS encoding aminomethyltransferase family protein, producing MTRQSILNVRHRELGSKLDGDSWNDMPIPWYYSGDPYDDVVAVRTAAGLYDISALNIVRVTGPDAAAVIDSICAIDVSRMKPGTARLAAEVDERGGLCDDLMVIYDAPQHFRLSHGGGTTQTQLERAAHKRNVEWRQDFDVHMLSLQGPRSTDILQAHIGIDLNKLPYFAHVETQLFGRKIIVSRGGYSGEQGFEVSCASTDAVALWDNILDAGKPYGAVPASWMSLEIARIEAALLFYPFDMPEGDTTPWEVNLDWMVDLDKAGDYTGKAALLAARGKERVKQAGVVVKHDAAVSAGSPIYIGDEQVGVVTSAIFSRYLMQSLAMVHLKPNHTALGTKLEIRDAAGKFSGVVSKTPFYDPMRLRTRVAA from the coding sequence ATGACAAGGCAATCCATTCTCAACGTCCGTCATCGTGAGCTCGGCTCGAAGCTCGATGGCGATTCCTGGAACGACATGCCGATTCCCTGGTACTACTCGGGTGATCCGTATGACGACGTCGTCGCTGTGCGCACGGCAGCTGGCCTCTACGACATCAGCGCACTGAACATCGTGCGCGTGACGGGCCCCGATGCAGCCGCTGTGATCGACAGCATTTGCGCGATCGACGTGAGCCGCATGAAGCCCGGCACGGCCCGGCTCGCCGCCGAAGTCGACGAACGCGGCGGCCTCTGCGACGACCTGATGGTGATCTACGATGCTCCGCAGCATTTCCGGCTCTCGCATGGCGGCGGCACGACACAGACCCAGCTCGAACGCGCCGCGCACAAGCGCAACGTCGAATGGCGCCAGGATTTCGATGTCCATATGCTGTCGCTGCAAGGTCCGCGCTCGACGGACATCCTGCAGGCGCACATCGGCATCGACCTGAACAAGCTGCCTTATTTCGCGCACGTCGAAACCCAACTCTTCGGCCGCAAGATCATCGTCTCGCGCGGCGGCTACTCGGGTGAACAGGGCTTCGAAGTGTCGTGCGCGTCGACCGACGCCGTCGCGCTGTGGGACAACATTCTCGACGCAGGCAAGCCGTACGGCGCCGTGCCCGCGTCGTGGATGTCGCTCGAAATCGCGCGTATCGAAGCCGCCCTGCTCTTCTATCCGTTCGACATGCCCGAAGGCGACACCACGCCGTGGGAAGTCAATCTCGACTGGATGGTCGACCTCGACAAGGCGGGTGACTACACCGGCAAGGCAGCCCTGCTCGCGGCGCGCGGCAAGGAGCGCGTCAAGCAGGCGGGCGTCGTCGTCAAGCACGATGCGGCCGTGAGCGCCGGATCGCCGATCTATATCGGCGACGAGCAGGTGGGCGTCGTGACCAGCGCGATTTTCAGCCGCTATCTGATGCAGTCGCTGGCGATGGTGCATCTGAAGCCGAACCACACCGCGCTCGGCACGAAGCTCGAGATTCGCGATGCGGCGGGCAAGTTCAGCGGCGTGGTCAGCAAGACGCCGTTCTACGACCCGATGCGCCTGCGCACCCGCGTCGCCGCCTGA
- a CDS encoding FAD-dependent oxidoreductase translates to MPRDPRHDVLFEPIQIGPKTLRNRFYQVPHCIGAGSNLPGFQAAHRSMKAEGGWAAMNTEYCSIHPESDDTHRLSARIWDEGDVRNLRAMTEEVHKYGALAGIEMWYGGAHAPCMESRATPRGPSQYASEFETLTYCKEMDLDDIRDVQQFYVDAALRARDAGFDIVYVYGAHSYLPLQFLSPYYNKRTDGYGGSLENRARFWLETLEKVRRAVGSDCAIATRFAVDSLYGSGGIEVEKDGMKFVEMADSLVDLWDVDVGDIAEWGEDAGPSRFNLQGHQIPWTRFIKEVSKKPVLGVGRFTDPEKMTEIVTKGIADIIGAARPSIADPFLPKKVDEGRIDDIRVCIGCNVCISRWEIGGPPMICTQNATAGEEYRRGWHPEKFAECGSNDSVLVVGAGPSGSECARVLMQRGYTVHLVDQADKIGGHLNSVVTLPGLGEWGYHRDYRETQINKLLKKNRHSQLALGQKPLTADDVLDYGAEKVVIATGSHWVGDGTNCLTHDPIPGADASQPDQLTPEQVIAGKKPIGKRVVILNADTYFMAPSLAEKLAAAGHEVTIVSGVHLANYMHFTLEYPNMMRRLHELGVHELGDHFATRIEPGRIQIYNIWGDGSRRTYKGAGQLPRDENKTHRWLEFDSLVLVTGRRSNDGLYRELKQRQGEWDGKGIKAVYLIGDAEAPRLIADATFTGHRVAREIEEKNAQIPLPYKREVAVWGTPHKPGGTFEIVYKK, encoded by the coding sequence ATGCCCCGCGATCCCCGTCATGACGTGCTGTTCGAGCCGATCCAGATTGGCCCCAAGACCCTGCGCAACCGCTTCTATCAGGTTCCGCACTGTATCGGCGCAGGCAGCAACCTGCCGGGCTTTCAGGCGGCGCACCGCTCGATGAAGGCTGAAGGCGGCTGGGCCGCGATGAACACCGAATACTGCTCGATCCACCCGGAGTCGGACGACACGCACCGTCTGTCGGCGCGCATCTGGGACGAAGGCGACGTGCGCAATCTGCGCGCGATGACGGAAGAGGTTCACAAATACGGCGCGCTGGCGGGCATCGAGATGTGGTACGGCGGCGCGCACGCCCCCTGCATGGAAAGCCGCGCGACGCCGCGCGGTCCGAGCCAGTACGCGTCCGAGTTCGAGACACTCACGTACTGCAAGGAGATGGATCTCGACGACATCCGCGACGTTCAGCAGTTCTACGTCGATGCGGCGCTGCGCGCCCGCGATGCCGGCTTCGATATCGTCTATGTGTACGGCGCGCACTCGTACCTGCCCCTGCAATTCCTTTCGCCGTACTACAACAAGCGCACCGACGGCTACGGCGGCTCGCTCGAAAACCGCGCGCGCTTCTGGCTCGAAACGCTGGAAAAAGTGCGCCGCGCAGTGGGCAGCGACTGCGCGATTGCGACGCGCTTCGCGGTCGACTCGCTGTACGGCAGCGGCGGCATCGAAGTCGAGAAGGACGGCATGAAGTTCGTCGAGATGGCCGATTCGCTCGTGGACCTGTGGGACGTCGACGTGGGCGACATCGCCGAATGGGGCGAAGACGCCGGCCCGTCGCGCTTCAATTTGCAGGGCCACCAGATTCCGTGGACACGCTTTATCAAGGAGGTTTCGAAGAAACCCGTGCTCGGCGTCGGCCGTTTCACCGACCCTGAAAAGATGACGGAGATCGTCACCAAGGGCATCGCCGACATCATCGGCGCGGCCCGTCCTTCGATTGCCGATCCGTTCCTGCCGAAGAAAGTCGACGAAGGCCGCATCGACGATATCCGCGTCTGCATTGGCTGCAATGTGTGCATCTCGCGCTGGGAAATCGGCGGCCCGCCGATGATCTGCACGCAGAACGCGACGGCCGGCGAAGAGTACCGCCGCGGCTGGCATCCGGAAAAATTCGCCGAGTGCGGTTCGAACGATTCCGTCCTCGTGGTCGGCGCGGGCCCGTCCGGCTCCGAATGCGCGCGCGTGCTGATGCAACGCGGCTACACGGTTCACCTCGTCGATCAGGCCGACAAGATCGGCGGCCATCTGAACAGCGTGGTCACGTTGCCGGGACTTGGCGAATGGGGTTATCACCGCGACTACCGCGAGACGCAGATCAACAAGCTCCTGAAGAAGAACCGCCACAGCCAGCTTGCGCTGGGTCAGAAGCCGCTCACAGCCGACGACGTGCTCGATTACGGCGCCGAGAAGGTCGTGATCGCAACGGGCTCGCATTGGGTGGGCGACGGCACCAACTGCCTCACGCACGACCCGATTCCGGGCGCCGATGCGTCGCAGCCCGACCAGCTGACGCCGGAACAGGTGATCGCCGGCAAGAAGCCGATCGGCAAGCGCGTCGTGATCCTGAATGCCGACACGTACTTCATGGCACCGAGTCTTGCCGAAAAGCTCGCCGCAGCTGGTCACGAAGTGACGATCGTCAGTGGCGTGCATCTCGCGAACTACATGCACTTCACGCTCGAATATCCGAACATGATGCGCCGCCTGCATGAACTGGGCGTGCATGAACTCGGCGATCACTTCGCGACCCGCATCGAGCCAGGCCGCATCCAGATCTACAACATCTGGGGCGATGGTTCCCGCCGCACCTACAAGGGCGCGGGCCAACTGCCGCGTGACGAGAACAAGACCCACCGCTGGCTCGAATTCGATTCGCTCGTGCTCGTAACGGGCCGCCGCTCCAACGACGGGCTGTATCGCGAACTGAAGCAACGCCAGGGCGAATGGGACGGCAAGGGTATCAAGGCCGTGTACCTGATCGGCGATGCCGAAGCGCCGCGCCTGATTGCCGACGCAACCTTCACGGGCCACCGCGTCGCACGCGAAATCGAAGAGAAGAACGCCCAGATCCCGCTGCCGTACAAGCGTGAAGTGGCCGTCTGGGGCACGCCGCACAAACCCGGCGGCACCTTCGAGATCGTCTACAAGAAGTAA
- a CDS encoding heterodisulfide reductase-related iron-sulfur binding cluster, translating into MSSAATFDPVNVTRILFEGFPTFAIVLFYLAGVAAMAAFAWGVYIQVRKYRRGKPVAGPIDLRARVGAMVQVVLNHRTIARRDPAAGRAHRFIFYGFAVLFAGTATVTVDYDITARFLGFHFWNGNFYLFFKLAMNLAGLSLVGGLIYMMVRRGWIKPPKLNYARPDRQPGDPDYDRSGYRREDWAFLWSLVLIGITGFVLSALRLVWLQDRAIVWETRWWSPVAALLAEIMHGAGLSASAAYVLRTGLWWFHGALALTFIALIPYTKVKHIFTASGSLLMRDPLAAQRLPKVEPDAERAGYKTITDFTWKHLLNLDACTKCGRCHEACPARAVGAPLSPRDVILSLREFANDALEKNTLPEEVKLDVHGKDIGQVFMETIWSCRTCMACVEICPVAVEHVPIIVQLRRKLVEDGEMEPQVQKTLQAIHKNGNSFNESKRKRAAWTKTLPFTIKDARKEPVDLLWFVGDYASFDPRNQRVTQAFATLLHDSGVDFGLLFEGESNAGNDVRRVGEEGLYELLAAQNIATLGTSQFGRIITTDPHSYNTIRNEYPDFGGNFEIEHYTSVVARMLAEGKMRPKRKLGYRVTFHDPCHLGRFNKGYDAPRQIIEALGCELVEMGRSRDNSFCCGAGGGRIWMNDPVGQEKPSQNRMKEAAAIEGLEVFVVCCPKDLTMFEDALKTSGYEGRFIVRELIELIAESLTEVDGNAPPADDVRVTADV; encoded by the coding sequence ATGTCGAGCGCAGCGACTTTCGACCCCGTCAACGTCACCCGGATCCTCTTCGAGGGCTTCCCCACGTTCGCGATCGTGCTGTTCTATCTGGCCGGCGTCGCCGCCATGGCCGCATTCGCATGGGGCGTCTATATCCAGGTGCGCAAGTACCGGCGCGGCAAACCCGTAGCCGGCCCGATCGATCTGCGCGCACGTGTCGGCGCGATGGTGCAGGTCGTGCTCAATCACCGCACAATCGCGCGCCGCGACCCGGCGGCCGGCCGCGCGCACCGCTTCATTTTCTACGGCTTCGCGGTCCTGTTTGCCGGCACGGCCACCGTCACGGTCGACTACGACATCACGGCGCGCTTTCTCGGCTTTCACTTCTGGAACGGCAACTTCTATCTGTTTTTCAAGCTGGCGATGAACCTCGCCGGCCTGTCGCTGGTTGGCGGTCTGATCTACATGATGGTGCGGCGCGGCTGGATCAAGCCGCCGAAACTCAATTACGCGCGCCCCGACCGGCAGCCCGGTGATCCCGACTATGACCGCAGCGGATATCGCCGCGAAGACTGGGCGTTCCTGTGGTCGCTCGTGCTGATCGGCATCACGGGCTTCGTGCTGAGCGCATTGCGGCTGGTGTGGCTGCAGGACCGCGCCATCGTGTGGGAGACGCGCTGGTGGTCGCCCGTCGCAGCTTTGCTCGCCGAAATCATGCACGGCGCAGGACTCAGCGCTTCGGCCGCCTATGTGCTGCGCACGGGCCTGTGGTGGTTCCACGGCGCGCTCGCGCTGACGTTCATCGCGCTGATTCCGTACACGAAGGTCAAGCACATTTTCACCGCAAGTGGCTCGCTTCTGATGCGCGATCCTCTCGCTGCGCAGCGCCTGCCGAAAGTCGAACCGGACGCCGAGCGCGCCGGCTACAAGACCATCACCGACTTCACGTGGAAGCATCTGCTCAATCTCGATGCCTGCACCAAATGCGGCCGCTGTCATGAAGCCTGCCCCGCCCGCGCAGTGGGCGCGCCGTTGTCGCCGCGCGACGTGATCCTGTCGCTGCGCGAATTCGCCAACGATGCGCTGGAGAAAAACACCCTGCCTGAAGAAGTAAAGCTCGACGTGCATGGCAAGGACATCGGCCAGGTGTTCATGGAAACGATCTGGTCGTGCCGGACCTGCATGGCCTGCGTCGAGATCTGCCCCGTTGCCGTCGAGCACGTGCCCATCATCGTGCAACTGCGCCGCAAGCTGGTTGAAGACGGTGAAATGGAGCCGCAGGTGCAAAAGACGCTGCAGGCGATCCACAAGAACGGCAACTCGTTCAACGAATCGAAGCGCAAGCGCGCCGCGTGGACCAAGACCCTGCCGTTCACGATCAAGGACGCACGCAAGGAACCCGTCGATCTGCTGTGGTTCGTCGGTGACTACGCTTCGTTCGATCCACGCAACCAGCGCGTCACCCAGGCGTTCGCGACGCTGCTGCATGACTCAGGCGTGGATTTCGGCCTGCTGTTCGAAGGCGAATCGAATGCAGGCAACGACGTACGGCGCGTCGGCGAAGAAGGCCTTTATGAATTGCTCGCCGCGCAGAACATCGCGACGCTCGGCACCTCGCAATTCGGACGCATCATCACGACGGACCCGCACTCGTACAACACGATCCGCAACGAGTACCCGGACTTCGGCGGAAATTTCGAAATCGAGCATTACACGAGTGTGGTGGCCCGCATGCTGGCCGAGGGCAAGATGCGCCCGAAGCGCAAGCTCGGCTATCGCGTGACCTTCCATGATCCTTGCCATCTTGGCCGCTTCAACAAGGGTTATGACGCGCCGCGCCAGATCATCGAAGCACTCGGTTGCGAACTGGTCGAAATGGGCCGTTCGCGCGACAACTCGTTCTGCTGTGGCGCAGGCGGCGGACGTATCTGGATGAACGATCCCGTCGGCCAGGAGAAGCCTTCACAGAACCGCATGAAGGAAGCGGCGGCTATCGAAGGGCTGGAGGTATTCGTCGTGTGCTGCCCGAAAGACCTCACGATGTTCGAGGACGCACTCAAGACGAGCGGCTACGAAGGACGCTTCATCGTGCGCGAGCTGATCGAGCTGATTGCAGAGAGTCTGACGGAAGTCGACGGCAATGCCCCGCCTGCGGACGATGTCCGCGTGACGGCCGACGTCTGA